From Tamandua tetradactyla isolate mTamTet1 chromosome 26, mTamTet1.pri, whole genome shotgun sequence, a single genomic window includes:
- the LEPROTL1 gene encoding leptin receptor overlapping transcript-like 1, which produces MAGIKALISLSFGGAIGLMFLMLGCALPIYNQYWPLFVLFFYILSPIPYCIARRLVDDTDAMSNACKELAIFLTTGIVVSAFGLPIVFARAHLIEWGACALVLTGNTVIFATILGFFLVFGSNDDFSWQQW; this is translated from the exons ATGGCGGGCATCAAAG CTTTGATTAGTTTGTCATTTGGGGGAGCAATTGGGCTGATGTTTTTGATGCTTGGATGTGCCCTTCCAATATACAA ccaATACTGGCCcctctttgttctatttttttacatcctttcacctATTCCATACTGCATAGCAAGAAGATTAGTGGATGATACAGATGCTATGAGTAATGCGTGTAAGGAACTTGCCATATTTCTTACAACAGGCATTGTTGTCTCAGCTTTTGGACTCCCTATTGTATTTGCCAGAGCACATCTG ATTGAGTGGGGAGCTTGTGCACTTGTTCTCACAGGAAACACAGTCATCTTTGCAACTATACTAGGTTTTTTCTTGGTCTTTGGAAGCAATGATGACTTCAGCTGGCAGCAGTGGTGA